In Flavobacterium sp. N3904, one DNA window encodes the following:
- a CDS encoding winged helix-turn-helix domain-containing protein → MKIKSKIWIETDEGVLISEGRIQLLKLIESTGSLNKAAKEMNISYQKAWKLIDASNKASKEPLIATQVGGNKGGGTVITPYGKSLIDSFEKINIACWKFLDLELKKHSL, encoded by the coding sequence ATGAAAATCAAGAGTAAAATTTGGATTGAAACCGATGAAGGGGTCCTCATTAGTGAAGGGCGAATTCAGTTGTTAAAGTTGATTGAGTCCACAGGTTCGCTCAATAAAGCGGCAAAGGAAATGAATATTTCGTATCAGAAAGCGTGGAAATTGATTGATGCTTCGAACAAAGCTTCCAAAGAGCCATTAATTGCAACCCAAGTGGGAGGCAATAAAGGTGGAGGAACTGTTATCACTCCCTATGGTAAATCCCTAATCGACTCTTTTGAAAAAATTAATATCGCCTGCTGGAAATTCTTGGATTTGGAACTTAAAAAACATTCTTTATGA
- a CDS encoding sulfite exporter TauE/SafE family protein: MSVEHLLEMPLLLLLFPIVAFLYASVGHGGASGYLALMSAFAFPITFMKPTALILNILVSGLSFYFYYREKNFKFNLFYPFALTSIPFSFIGGYLKIDAFYYKIILATVLVFAVLRLLGVFGKEKENLKVINIPMALAFGALIGFLSGLLGIGGGIILSPVLLLMGWANMKQTAAVSALFILVNSISGLFGFVLQGGTLPASSGVLIGLVFIGGLLGAYYGSAKFNSKRLRIILSVVIGIAIFKLYTTA; this comes from the coding sequence ATGAGCGTAGAACATTTATTAGAGATGCCTTTGCTATTGTTGTTGTTTCCAATTGTAGCTTTTTTGTATGCCAGTGTAGGTCATGGGGGCGCAAGTGGTTATCTCGCCTTGATGAGCGCTTTTGCTTTTCCAATAACGTTTATGAAACCAACCGCTTTGATCTTGAATATTTTGGTTTCGGGACTTTCATTTTATTTCTATTACAGAGAAAAAAACTTTAAATTCAATCTGTTTTATCCTTTTGCTTTGACCTCAATTCCGTTTTCGTTTATTGGAGGCTATTTAAAAATAGACGCTTTTTATTACAAAATAATTCTGGCTACCGTTTTGGTTTTTGCCGTTTTACGATTATTGGGTGTTTTTGGTAAAGAAAAAGAAAATTTAAAAGTGATAAACATTCCGATGGCATTGGCTTTTGGAGCCCTCATAGGTTTTCTATCGGGATTGTTGGGCATTGGCGGAGGAATCATTTTGAGCCCCGTTCTGTTGCTGATGGGTTGGGCCAACATGAAACAAACTGCGGCCGTATCGGCATTGTTTATCTTGGTCAATTCAATTTCAGGACTTTTTGGTTTTGTCTTACAAGGCGGAACATTACCTGCTTCATCTGGAGTGTTAATCGGGTTGGTTTTTATAGGAGGATTATTAGGCGCTTATTATGGAAGTGCAAAATTCAATTCAAAAAGATTGCGAATCATATTATCAGTAGTCATTGGGATTGCGATTTTTAAATTATATACAACGGCATAA